A window of the Streptomyces sp. NBC_01351 genome harbors these coding sequences:
- a CDS encoding MFS transporter — protein MLGMALVALDSTIVATAVPQIVGDLGGFSVFSWLFSGYLLAVTVTLPVYGKLSDTFGRKPVLLFGIGLFLVGSLLCALAWNMAALIAFRIVQGLGGGALQGTIQTLAGDLYPLKERPRIQARMSTVWAVSAVAGPALGGLLASYAHWRWIFLINLPLAALALWMIRRHLVEPVRSPGRRGPVDWAGALGVFACGGLLLFALVQGGVAWPWLSAPSLGLFAATAVLAAVVVRVERRAEEPILPGWVWRRRTIAAVNLAMGALGLLMVAPMVFMPTYAQSVLGLGPVGAGLVMSVMTLSWPITAALSQHVYRRIGFRNCAVIGIALSAAILYAFTLLPHPARPWQPALIMLLLGGALGLFQLPLIIGVQSTVGWAERGTTTASVLFCRQVGQSVGAALLGAVANATLAARLVDAPMPGLPGHLDDVAKALNEPGLLPRAAADYLREAVAAAVDHIFLGATAAAVAALLVLLLVAPRRFPVLPEQEQ, from the coding sequence CTCGACAGCACCATCGTCGCCACCGCCGTCCCGCAGATCGTCGGTGACCTCGGCGGCTTCTCCGTGTTCTCCTGGCTCTTCTCCGGCTATCTGCTCGCCGTCACCGTCACCCTGCCCGTCTACGGGAAGCTCTCCGACACCTTCGGCCGCAAGCCCGTCCTGCTCTTCGGCATAGGCCTCTTCCTCGTCGGCTCGCTGTTGTGCGCGCTCGCGTGGAACATGGCCGCGCTCATCGCCTTCCGGATCGTCCAGGGCCTGGGCGGCGGCGCCCTCCAGGGCACGATCCAGACCCTGGCCGGCGACCTCTACCCGCTCAAGGAACGGCCGAGGATCCAGGCCCGGATGTCCACCGTGTGGGCCGTCTCGGCCGTGGCCGGTCCCGCGCTCGGCGGGCTGCTGGCCTCGTACGCGCACTGGCGCTGGATCTTCCTGATCAACCTGCCGCTGGCCGCCCTCGCCCTGTGGATGATCCGCCGCCACCTCGTCGAACCCGTACGCTCCCCCGGCCGCCGGGGCCCCGTCGACTGGGCGGGCGCCCTCGGCGTCTTCGCCTGCGGCGGGCTGCTGCTCTTCGCGCTCGTGCAGGGCGGGGTCGCCTGGCCCTGGCTGTCGGCGCCCTCGCTCGGGCTGTTCGCCGCCACCGCCGTCCTGGCCGCCGTGGTCGTCCGCGTGGAGCGCCGGGCCGAGGAACCGATCCTGCCCGGCTGGGTCTGGCGCCGGCGCACCATCGCCGCCGTCAACCTGGCGATGGGCGCGCTCGGCCTGCTGATGGTCGCCCCGATGGTGTTCATGCCGACGTACGCCCAGTCCGTGCTCGGCCTCGGGCCCGTCGGCGCGGGGCTCGTCATGTCCGTGATGACCCTGAGCTGGCCCATCACCGCCGCCCTCAGCCAGCACGTCTACCGGCGCATCGGCTTCCGCAACTGCGCCGTCATCGGCATCGCCCTGTCCGCGGCGATCCTGTACGCCTTCACGCTGCTCCCCCACCCCGCCCGGCCCTGGCAGCCCGCTCTGATCATGCTGCTGCTGGGCGGCGCGCTCGGCCTGTTCCAGCTCCCGCTGATCATCGGGGTCCAGTCCACCGTCGGCTGGGCGGAGCGCGGCACCACGACCGCCTCCGTGCTGTTCTGCCGCCAGGTCGGCCAGAGCGTGGGCGCGGCCCTGCTGGGGGCCGTCGCCAACGCCACCCTCGCCGCCCGGCTGGTGGACGCCCCGATGCCCGGACTGCCGGGCCACCTGGACGACGTGGCGAAGGCCCTGAACGAGCCGGGGCTCCTCCCCCGGGCCGCCGCCGACTACCTGCGCGAGGCCGTGGCCGCGGCGGTGGACCACATCTTCCTGGGCGCGACGGCGGCCGCCGTCGCCGCGCTGCTGGTCCTGCTGCTGGTGGCCCCGCGGCGGTTCCCCGTACTGCCGGAGCAGGAGCAGTAG